From Anaerobiospirillum thomasii:
ATTATGTAGCTTTTAGAAATAGAGCGAAAGAAATGCGTATTGCAATAATGCAAAGATTACTGTATAGTCTTAATTTCTTGGGGTATTTTGGATGGTGCTGGCTGTAGGCTTCGAACCCACGACCCCCTGTTTACAAAACAGGTGCTCTACCAACTGAGCTAAGCCAGCAAAGGAAAGTGAGCTCATTATATCAATAAGTTTTATAATTGCAAGAATTTTTTAAAAAATGAATAATTTTTTTTTAGACTGTCTTGGACTTAGGTGTCCAGACCCTTTGACTATGATAAGAAGCAAGATGCGCACTCTAAATATAGGAGACACACTAGAGGTACTTTCTGATGACCCTGTATCTCAAAGAGACATTCCTGCCTACTGTAAATTTATGGGTCATGAGCTTACTCAAGGCTGTGATAATAATCAGTATAAATATAACATTACCAAGTGCAAATAATTACTTTATATCAGATAAATAAAGCTAAGAATTGCCTTTTCTGCTAAAATGCTATTTATTTTTTACACTGTAGTTACGGACTATAGACTATGTCAAATAAATACGACTTACAGACCTTTCAGGGTCTGATTTTTACTTTACAGGATTACTGGATGTCAAAGGGCTGTATGGTAGCTCAGCCTTTCGACCTTGAGGTTGGAGCTGGAACCTCTCACCCAATGACTTTCCTCAGATCAATCGGTCCTGAACCTATATGCTGTGCATATGTACAGCCTTCAAGAAGAC
This genomic window contains:
- the tusA gene encoding sulfurtransferase TusA gives rise to the protein MNNFFLDCLGLRCPDPLTMIRSKMRTLNIGDTLEVLSDDPVSQRDIPAYCKFMGHELTQGCDNNQYKYNITKCK